The Engystomops pustulosus chromosome 9, aEngPut4.maternal, whole genome shotgun sequence genome includes a window with the following:
- the CDK16 gene encoding cyclin-dependent kinase 16 isoform X2 codes for MDRMKKIKRQLSMTLRGGRTAEKSPGDHSEQITLEENGSSDNEIVHEDLKMGSDGESDQASGSSDEVQSPVRVRMRNNAARKISTEDVNKRLSLPADIRLPEGYLEKLALSSPPFDKPLSRRLRRVSLSEIGFGKLETYVKLDKLGEGTYATVYKGRSKLTENLVALKEIRLEHEEGAPCTAIREVSLLKDLKHANIVTLHDIIHTERTLTLVFEYLDKDLKQYLDDCGNLINLHNVKLFLFQLLRGLSYCHRRKVLHRDLKPQNLLINEKGELKLADFGLARAKSIPTKTYSNEVVTLWYRPPDILLGSTEYSTQIDMWGVGCIFYEMVTGRPLFPGSTVEEQLHFIFRILGTPTEETWPGILSNEEFKSYNYPKYHPDPIQKHAARLDTDGANLLSKFLQLEGRRRISAEEAMKHLYFQELGERIHKLPDTTSIFALKEIHLDEENKLRAATESVHIQSRRLSLVLG; via the exons AGATTGTACACGAAGACCTGAAAATGGGCTCTGACGGGGAGAGCGACCAGGCCTCGGGCTCGTCTGATGAAGTCCAATCACCGGTCCGGGTCAGGATGAGGAACAACGCCGCACGGAAAATATCCACTGAG GATGTAAACAAGCGCCTGTCCCTCCCGGCTGATATCCGTCTTCCTGAGGGCTACCTGGAGAAACTGGCTCTAAGTAGCCCGCCATTTGATAAGCCTTTAAGCAGACGACTGAGGAGAGTGTCGCTG TCAGAGATCGGTTTTGGGAAGTTGGAAACTTATGTCAAATTAGACAAACTAGGAGAG GGCACTTATGCTACTGTTTACAAAGGTCGGAGTAAGCTGACAGAGAATCTGGTGGCTCTTAAGGAGATTCGTTTGGAACATGAAGAAGGTGCACCATGTACAGCCATTCGGGAAG TTTCCCTATTGAAGGACTTGAAACACGCAAATATTGTTACTCTGCACGATATTATTCACACAGAGAGGACCCTAACTCTCGTCTTCGAGTATCTG GACAAAGATTTAAAGCAGTATTTGGATGATTGTGGGAACTTAATAAACCTTCACAACGTCAAG CTCTTTCTTTTCCAGCTTCTTCGGGGACTGTCCTACTGTCACAGGCGCAAGGTCCTGCACCGAGACCTGAAGCCACAGAACTTACTGATCAACGAGAAGGGGGAGCTCAAACTGGCCGACTTTG GTCTGGCCCGCGCCAAGTCTATCCCCACAAAAACCTACTCGAATGAAGTGGTCACTTTGTGGTACCGACCACCGGATATTCTTCTGGGGTCCACGGAATACTCCACCCAGATAGACATGTG GGGGGTCGGCTGCATCTTTTACGAGATGGTCACAGGGCGACCGCTTTTCCCAGGATCCACTGTGGAGGAACAGCTGCACTTTATTTTTCGGATACTCG GGACACCCACTGAAGAGACGTGGCCCGGGATCCTATCCAATGAAGAATTTAAATCCTACAATTACCCCAAATATCATCCAGACCCTATCCAGAAACACGCAGCCAG GCTGGATACCGATGGGGCCAACCTTCTCTCCAAATTCCTTCAG CTGGAAGGAAGGAGGAGAATCTCTGCAGAGGAAGCCATGAAACATTTATACTTCCAGGAACTTGGTGAAAGGATTCATAAGCTACCGGACA CTACTTCCATCTTTGCACTGAAAGAAATACACCTGGACGAAGAGAACAAGCTTAGGGCAGCCACGGAATCTG TTCACATACAGTCTCGTAGGCTCAGCCTCGTTCTTGGTTGA
- the LOC140077709 gene encoding ER membrane protein complex subunit 3-like, translated as MATPELLLDSSIRLWVVLPIVFITFFSGLLRHHVTRLLQGEKKTELEPLSDSQVLIRSRILRENGKYIPKQSFLMRKFYFNDAETGFFKKTKRKVVQKNPMTDPSMMTEMMKGNLTNVLPMILIGGWINWAFSGFLTTKVPFPLTLRFKPMLQRGIELVSLDASWVSSASWYFLNVFGLRSMYTLILGQDNAADQSRIMQDQMTGAAMSVPPDTNKAFKAEWEAMEITEHQWALENVEEDLVSKDLNLE; from the exons ATGGCGACCCCCGAATTACTGCTGGACTCCAGTATCCGGCTGTGGGTCGTGTTACCCATCGTGTTCATCACCTTCTTCAGCGGCCTCCTCCGGCACCATGTCACCCGCCTCCTGCAGGGGGAGAAGAAGACGGAGCTGGAGCCCCTGAGCGACAG TCAGGTTTTGATCCGAAGCCGAATCCTCCGGGAGAATGGGAAATACATCCCAAAGCAG TCGTTCCTTATGAGGAAGTTCTACTTCAATGATGCAGAGACCGGCTTCTTCAAGAAAACCAAGAGGAAAGTGGTGCAGAAGAACCCCATGACGG ATCCCTCCATGATGACGGAGATGATGAAGGGTAACCTCACCAACGTCCTCCCCATGATCCTCATAGGAGGGTGGATCAATTGGGCCTTCTCCGGCTTCCTCACAA CTAAGGTTCCCTTCCCCCTGACGTTGCGGTTCAAGCCCATGTTGCAGCGAGGCATTGAGCTGGTGTCTCTGGATGCGTcttg GGTCAGTTCTGCCTCCTGGTATTTCCTTAATGTTTTTGGCCTGAGGAGCATGTACACACTGATACTGGGACAGGATAATG CCGCTGACCAGAGCCGGATCATGCAGGACCAGATGACGGGAGCCGCTATGTCCGTACCACCGGACACCAACAAAGCATTCAAA GCTGAATGGGAGGCCATGGAGATCACAGAGCATCAGTGGGCACTGGAGAACGTGGAGGAGGACCTCGTCTCCAAGGACCTCAACCTGGAGTAA